Proteins from a genomic interval of Paenibacillus sp. FSL R5-0623:
- a CDS encoding ATP-dependent DNA helicase, producing the protein MTTTIRISVRPLVEYVYRSGSIRPGFRTNASMQEGTRIHQRVQKEYTEEDLKEIVLEAEIQHGNLTYVVEGRCDGLIRLDGQLTVDEIKSTAGNLDDLGEGLPVHWAQAMMYAYMYAVQQDEPRMQVQLTYVHSVTHEERRFRRMAERQELEQFAAEVIAGYAPYAEMIAAYEEERDISVRELPFPFRKYREGQRKLAGAVYKTIREGQGLMAKAPTGIGKTMSVLFPTVKAIGEGEASRLFYLTARTTTRVAAEEAFARMQSEGLKMHVISLTAKDKICFKEEEACDTGQCGMCEGYYDRINGAVLDMLEHETLMTRPVIEQYARKHRVCPFEFSLDAAYAADAVICDYNYIFDPRISLKRMLEEQKRKTVLLVDEAHNLVDRGRMMFSAELEKAVFLDVKREFQSLDSSVPAAKAIVDYTGAIDKYLITLRKNGGEEGKIIQQEAPEELIERLEPFVMVAEQCLVEGGSGNAETDQLLLDAYFTAQNFLRIAKLYDERFITYAECVRSEVRVKLFCLDPSVLLRQTAKGFRSLIHFSATLSPLRYYRDMLGAEEEDYTLQIPSPFQREQLDVRLLPLSVRYKDREQSRRPIAEMLQQLVTEWPRSNLMVFFPSYPYMREIYETYAQLPSEADTVIQKQGMNELEREQFLDGFQPNPERTRLVFAVMGGVFSEGVDLPGDRLNGVVVVGAGLPQIGLENNVLRDYYDRTGRNGFNYAYIFPGMNKVLQAGGRLIRTEEDRGVLVLVDDRFIQEPYRSLLPEEWRDYKRI; encoded by the coding sequence ATGACAACAACAATTCGGATATCGGTTAGACCTTTGGTGGAGTATGTGTACCGCAGCGGTAGCATACGTCCAGGGTTCCGGACCAATGCCTCGATGCAGGAGGGAACTCGAATTCATCAGCGGGTACAGAAGGAGTACACGGAAGAAGATTTAAAAGAGATTGTGCTCGAAGCTGAGATCCAACATGGGAATCTGACCTATGTGGTGGAGGGACGATGTGACGGGCTAATTCGTCTGGACGGTCAGTTGACGGTGGATGAGATCAAATCAACTGCGGGCAATCTGGACGATCTGGGTGAGGGACTTCCCGTGCACTGGGCGCAGGCCATGATGTATGCCTACATGTACGCTGTCCAGCAGGATGAACCACGTATGCAAGTGCAGTTGACGTATGTACATTCGGTAACCCATGAAGAAAGACGGTTTCGCCGAATGGCAGAACGGCAGGAACTGGAGCAGTTTGCGGCAGAAGTGATTGCCGGTTATGCGCCATATGCAGAGATGATCGCTGCATATGAAGAAGAGCGTGATATCAGTGTGCGAGAGTTGCCGTTTCCTTTTCGCAAATACCGGGAGGGGCAGCGGAAGTTGGCTGGAGCCGTGTACAAGACGATCCGTGAAGGTCAGGGATTGATGGCCAAAGCACCAACAGGCATTGGTAAAACCATGTCCGTGCTGTTCCCCACAGTCAAAGCGATTGGCGAAGGCGAAGCGAGCCGATTGTTCTATCTGACCGCGAGGACGACAACACGGGTGGCGGCAGAAGAAGCTTTTGCCCGGATGCAATCGGAAGGATTGAAGATGCATGTGATCAGTCTGACCGCGAAGGACAAGATTTGTTTTAAGGAAGAGGAAGCTTGTGATACAGGGCAGTGCGGCATGTGTGAAGGATATTATGACCGTATTAACGGGGCCGTGCTGGACATGCTGGAACATGAGACGTTGATGACACGTCCGGTCATCGAGCAGTATGCGCGCAAACATCGGGTGTGTCCGTTTGAGTTTTCACTGGATGCGGCGTATGCAGCCGATGCAGTGATCTGCGATTATAACTATATTTTCGATCCGAGGATCTCTCTGAAAAGAATGTTGGAGGAGCAGAAACGCAAGACGGTGTTACTGGTGGACGAGGCACATAATCTGGTTGATCGTGGCCGAATGATGTTTTCCGCTGAGCTGGAGAAGGCAGTATTTCTGGATGTGAAAAGAGAGTTCCAGTCGCTGGACAGCAGTGTGCCTGCTGCCAAAGCCATTGTTGACTACACCGGGGCCATTGATAAGTATCTGATTACCCTTCGGAAAAACGGTGGAGAAGAAGGAAAGATCATTCAGCAGGAGGCGCCGGAGGAACTGATTGAACGGCTGGAGCCTTTTGTCATGGTCGCGGAGCAATGTCTTGTTGAAGGTGGTTCGGGGAATGCCGAGACGGATCAGCTGCTGTTGGATGCCTACTTCACGGCACAGAATTTCCTGCGTATTGCCAAGCTGTATGATGAACGTTTTATTACGTATGCAGAGTGTGTTCGAAGTGAAGTGAGAGTGAAGTTATTCTGTCTCGATCCTTCGGTACTGCTTCGTCAGACGGCCAAAGGATTCCGCTCCCTCATTCATTTCTCGGCCACATTGTCACCCCTTCGCTATTATCGGGATATGCTGGGTGCAGAGGAAGAGGATTATACATTGCAGATTCCATCTCCATTTCAGCGGGAACAATTGGATGTGAGGCTCCTGCCCTTATCCGTGCGTTATAAGGATCGGGAGCAATCCCGGCGACCCATTGCGGAGATGCTGCAACAGCTGGTGACCGAATGGCCACGCAGCAATCTGATGGTGTTCTTCCCTTCTTACCCTTATATGCGCGAGATATATGAGACCTACGCACAGCTTCCAAGTGAAGCGGATACGGTCATACAAAAGCAAGGCATGAACGAACTGGAACGGGAGCAGTTTTTGGATGGATTTCAGCCGAATCCTGAACGAACACGCTTAGTATTTGCCGTCATGGGTGGCGTATTCTCGGAGGGTGTCGATCTGCCGGGAGACCGCTTGAATGGCGTGGTTGTGGTAGGTGCGGGGCTGCCGCAGATTGGTCTGGAGAACAACGTATTACGTGATTACTATGATCGGACAGGACGCAACGGATTCAATTACGCCTATATTTTCCCGGGTATGAACAAGGTGCTGCAGGCGGGTGGACGGCTGATTCGGACGGAAGAAGACAGGGGCGTGCTGGTGCTGGTCGACGATCGTTTTATCCAAGAGCCGTATCGTTCCCTGCTGCCCGAGGAGTGGCGGGACTACAAGCGAATTTGA
- a CDS encoding MBL fold metallo-hydrolase — translation MKVTFLGTGDMFSVEQHHNSMLAEFGDTHLVIDFPESNAKALKEYGFAMTDIHNVFITHLHEDHINGVQMLGYYAQIVGDRKPRLFIHEQLVEPLWNILSPGMRYTTDGERTMSDYYDVVPLPDGGTFELDGVTFETFRTQHVPGMVSNGLLAKPYFYYSADSTLNQERVEQVAADVQLIFHECHMHDLVIKSHTSLKDLEQLPAEVRQKTVLMHYHDEYADADKREQFNREHDLRMVGTLESFELE, via the coding sequence TTGAAAGTTACTTTTCTGGGCACAGGAGATATGTTCAGCGTGGAGCAGCACCACAATAGTATGCTGGCTGAATTCGGAGACACGCATCTGGTCATTGATTTTCCCGAATCAAATGCTAAAGCACTCAAGGAATATGGATTCGCCATGACCGATATCCACAACGTGTTCATTACCCATTTGCATGAGGATCATATTAACGGTGTACAGATGCTGGGTTATTACGCACAGATCGTAGGCGACCGCAAACCCCGTCTGTTCATCCACGAACAATTGGTAGAGCCACTCTGGAACATTCTATCCCCCGGCATGCGCTACACAACGGATGGTGAACGTACCATGAGCGATTACTACGATGTCGTTCCCCTGCCAGATGGAGGCACATTTGAACTGGACGGCGTGACGTTTGAGACGTTTCGGACGCAGCATGTTCCCGGTATGGTCAGCAATGGGCTACTCGCCAAGCCTTACTTCTATTACAGTGCAGACAGTACACTCAACCAGGAACGGGTGGAGCAAGTTGCCGCTGATGTGCAGCTGATTTTCCATGAATGTCATATGCATGATCTGGTGATCAAATCCCATACCTCATTAAAGGATCTGGAGCAGTTACCCGCGGAAGTGAGACAGAAAACCGTACTGATGCATTATCATGATGAGTACGCGGATGCGGACAAACGGGAACAGTTCAACCGCGAGCATGATCTGCGGATGGTTGGTACGTTGGAATCATTTGAACTGGAGTAG
- a CDS encoding alpha-amylase has translation MKRNHTMMQFFEWHLAADGDHWKRLAEMAPELKAKGIDSVWVPPVTKAVSAEDTGYGVYDLYDLGEFDQKGTVRTKYGTKQELVEAIAECQKNGIAVYVDLVMNHKAGADETEVFKVIEVDPNDRTKEISKPFEIEGWTKFTFPGRGDQYSSFKWSSEHFNGTDFDAKGERTGVFRIAGENKKWNENVDDEFGNYDYLMFANIDYNHPDVRREMIDWGKWLIDTLQCGGFRLDAIKHINHEFIKEFAAEMIRKRGLDFYIVGEFWNSNLDACREFLDTVDYQIDLFDVSLHYKLHEASLAGRDFDLSKIFDDTLVQTHPTHAVTFVDNHDSQPHEALESWIGDWFKPSAYALTLLRRDGYPVVFYGDYYGIGGPEPVDGKKEILDILLSARCNKAYGEQEDYFDHANTIGWVRRGVEEIEGSGCAVVISNGDDGEKRMFIGEHRAGEVWVDLTKSCEDQITIEKDGWATFHVCGGGVSVWALPEQNEDCADAE, from the coding sequence ATGAAGAGAAATCATACCATGATGCAGTTTTTTGAATGGCACCTGGCTGCAGACGGAGATCATTGGAAGCGACTGGCTGAAATGGCCCCGGAACTGAAAGCCAAAGGCATTGACTCGGTATGGGTGCCACCCGTAACCAAGGCAGTGTCAGCAGAAGATACAGGTTATGGTGTATATGATCTGTATGATCTGGGCGAATTTGATCAAAAGGGTACCGTACGAACCAAATATGGCACCAAGCAGGAATTGGTGGAGGCCATTGCTGAGTGTCAGAAGAACGGCATAGCCGTCTATGTGGATCTGGTTATGAATCACAAGGCCGGAGCAGATGAGACGGAAGTGTTCAAAGTGATTGAGGTTGATCCGAATGATCGGACGAAGGAAATTTCCAAACCGTTCGAGATTGAGGGCTGGACCAAATTCACATTCCCGGGTCGCGGAGATCAATACTCCTCCTTTAAGTGGAGCTCTGAACATTTCAACGGTACAGACTTTGACGCCAAGGGAGAACGAACAGGTGTATTCCGCATCGCAGGAGAGAATAAAAAATGGAATGAGAATGTCGATGATGAGTTTGGCAACTATGACTATCTGATGTTCGCCAATATAGATTATAACCACCCGGATGTTCGGCGCGAGATGATTGACTGGGGGAAATGGCTGATCGATACCCTTCAGTGTGGTGGGTTCCGGCTGGATGCGATTAAACATATCAACCACGAATTCATCAAGGAGTTTGCAGCAGAGATGATTCGCAAACGCGGTCTGGATTTCTACATCGTAGGCGAGTTCTGGAATTCAAACCTGGATGCATGTCGTGAATTCCTCGATACGGTAGACTATCAGATCGACCTGTTTGACGTGTCTCTTCACTACAAGTTGCATGAGGCTTCGCTTGCAGGTAGAGACTTTGATCTCTCCAAAATTTTTGATGACACCTTGGTGCAGACCCATCCTACACATGCAGTAACTTTTGTAGATAACCACGACTCCCAACCACATGAAGCATTGGAATCATGGATCGGAGACTGGTTTAAGCCGAGCGCCTATGCCTTGACGTTATTACGTCGAGATGGTTATCCGGTTGTATTTTACGGGGATTATTATGGCATTGGTGGACCTGAACCTGTGGATGGCAAAAAAGAAATTCTGGACATTCTGCTGTCTGCCCGTTGCAACAAGGCGTATGGAGAGCAGGAAGATTACTTCGATCACGCAAATACGATTGGCTGGGTACGTCGTGGCGTAGAGGAAATCGAAGGTTCCGGTTGTGCAGTGGTCATCTCCAACGGGGATGACGGTGAGAAGAGAATGTTCATCGGCGAGCATCGTGCTGGTGAAGTCTGGGTGGATCTGACGAAGAGCTGTGAGGATCAGATTACCATTGAGAAAGACGGCTGGGCCACCTTCCATGTGTGCGGTGGGGGCGTGTCGGTATGGGCCCTTCCCGAACAGAATGAGGACTGCGCTGACGCTGAGTAA
- a CDS encoding MarR family transcriptional regulator produces MTGIDPVAQKLLYSIMQFNKGKWRQHKPHGRNHNEIMVLGCLLHGMHPGEQLNWQDNPPDFNDTIESNHPGMKVSEISALLRVKSPTITPVIRGLEDEGLVKRTMDPEDRRAVRITITEAGRGIIRAAHQERMEIFNKLVEHLGEQDSTQLAELLTKVYTFFDTLTSLQKDDSTRGDDKP; encoded by the coding sequence ATGACTGGCATAGATCCGGTCGCTCAGAAGCTTTTGTACTCCATTATGCAGTTTAATAAAGGCAAATGGAGGCAACATAAACCTCATGGGCGCAATCACAATGAAATTATGGTGCTGGGTTGTTTACTCCACGGGATGCATCCGGGAGAACAATTGAACTGGCAGGACAATCCGCCTGATTTCAATGACACGATCGAATCCAATCATCCCGGGATGAAAGTCTCGGAAATCAGCGCATTGCTACGAGTGAAGTCACCGACCATTACACCTGTTATTCGTGGGCTTGAAGATGAGGGGCTGGTCAAACGGACGATGGACCCGGAGGATCGCCGTGCTGTCCGCATCACGATTACTGAAGCAGGTCGTGGAATTATTCGGGCTGCTCACCAAGAACGCATGGAAATATTCAATAAGTTAGTTGAGCATTTGGGTGAGCAAGACAGTACTCAGCTGGCTGAGTTGTTGACAAAGGTATACACCTTTTTTGATACATTAACTTCCTTGCAAAAGGATGATTCGACAAGAGGAGATGATAAGCCATGA
- a CDS encoding GNAT family N-acetyltransferase: protein MYTKEMLITDPERNGKRVKAVVRNYVASDFEELIRIQAESFPPPYPEELLWSHEQLTSHVQHYPEGAICIEVDGELAGSMTSLRMQWDPAHPACHTWAEVTDDGYIRNHQPDGNTLYIVDLCVRPKYRKWGLAQLMMQAMYHLVIAQGMDRLLGAGRMPGYHLVADQLSAQEYLDQVAAGERRDPVISFLLRCGRMPVGVTADYLDDEESCNYAALMEWRNPFK from the coding sequence ATGTATACCAAAGAAATGCTGATCACCGACCCGGAGCGAAATGGTAAAAGGGTAAAAGCAGTCGTTCGCAATTATGTTGCATCCGACTTTGAGGAACTCATTCGCATTCAGGCGGAGAGTTTCCCTCCTCCTTATCCGGAAGAGCTGCTCTGGAGTCACGAGCAACTCACCAGTCATGTGCAGCATTACCCGGAGGGTGCTATCTGCATTGAAGTCGATGGAGAGTTGGCTGGCTCAATGACCTCGCTACGAATGCAGTGGGACCCTGCACATCCAGCATGTCATACCTGGGCCGAAGTAACGGATGACGGCTATATTCGTAACCACCAGCCGGATGGCAACACGCTGTATATTGTCGATCTCTGTGTTCGTCCAAAGTACCGCAAATGGGGACTGGCTCAGCTTATGATGCAGGCGATGTACCACCTGGTGATTGCACAGGGTATGGACCGGTTACTAGGTGCCGGTAGAATGCCGGGTTATCATCTGGTTGCAGACCAACTGTCTGCGCAGGAATATCTGGATCAGGTAGCAGCGGGAGAGAGGCGTGACCCAGTGATATCGTTCTTGCTTCGCTGTGGCCGCATGCCTGTTGGTGTGACTGCAGACTATCTAGACGATGAGGAATCCTGTAATTATGCTGCCCTGATGGAGTGGCGGAATCCGTTCAAATAA
- the uxaC gene encoding glucuronate isomerase — protein sequence MKSFLDEQFLLHNETAIKLYEDYAKDMPIIDYHCHLSPQEIYENKTFGNLTEAWLYGDHYKWRLMRANGIEEQYVTGGEGVTDYDRFLSYAKTVPMMIGNPLYAWSHLELQRYFGVYEVLNETSAPTIWDKVNAKLNSDGFGARDLITKSNVTVVCTTDDPTDSLEYHLKIQEIEGFDTAVLPSFRPDKGLELNRDTFVEWVGKLSQASGTAISDYESFLAALESRVEFFHSVGGRVSDHALDYVPYGVATREEAAAIFAKVLAGQKVTREEEDKYKTVTLTFLGKLYAERGWVMQFHINAARNNNTRMFAKLGPDTGYDAVNDTPLSAAMIGLLDALEQQQALPKTILYSLNPRDNEVLAAIIGSFQGGGIPGKIQLGAAWWFNDTKDGMLAQMKALANVGLLSRFVGMLTDSRSFLSYTRHEYFRRLVCNLIGEWAEQGEAPQDLELLGQIVQGIAYNNAKEYFPFASVPKTVSASQS from the coding sequence ATGAAATCTTTTCTGGATGAACAATTTTTGCTGCACAATGAAACGGCGATCAAGTTATATGAGGATTATGCCAAAGACATGCCGATTATTGATTATCATTGCCACCTCAGTCCTCAGGAGATCTACGAGAACAAAACCTTTGGCAATCTTACAGAGGCTTGGTTATACGGTGATCACTATAAGTGGCGGCTCATGCGCGCAAACGGAATTGAAGAGCAATATGTGACCGGCGGCGAAGGAGTGACCGATTACGATCGTTTCCTGTCTTATGCCAAAACGGTCCCTATGATGATTGGTAATCCGCTGTACGCCTGGTCTCACTTGGAATTACAGCGATATTTCGGCGTCTACGAAGTATTAAATGAGACAAGCGCACCGACCATCTGGGACAAAGTAAATGCCAAACTGAACAGTGACGGATTCGGTGCACGTGATCTGATTACCAAATCCAATGTCACTGTTGTGTGTACAACCGATGATCCAACGGATTCTCTGGAGTATCATCTGAAGATTCAGGAAATCGAAGGCTTTGATACGGCGGTATTACCTTCTTTCCGCCCAGATAAAGGCTTGGAATTGAACCGGGATACCTTCGTGGAATGGGTGGGCAAGCTGTCGCAGGCATCTGGCACTGCCATTTCAGATTATGAATCCTTCCTTGCTGCGCTGGAGTCACGTGTGGAATTCTTCCATTCTGTCGGCGGCAGAGTCTCTGACCATGCACTCGATTATGTTCCTTACGGCGTGGCTACACGCGAAGAAGCAGCTGCCATCTTTGCAAAGGTACTTGCGGGTCAGAAGGTAACTCGTGAGGAAGAGGACAAGTACAAGACGGTAACGCTGACGTTCCTTGGCAAACTGTATGCAGAGCGGGGCTGGGTGATGCAGTTCCACATTAATGCAGCCCGTAACAACAATACGCGGATGTTTGCCAAGCTTGGGCCGGATACCGGTTACGATGCAGTGAATGATACGCCGCTTTCCGCAGCGATGATTGGATTGCTCGACGCGCTGGAACAGCAACAAGCACTGCCCAAAACAATTCTGTATTCTCTGAATCCAAGGGACAACGAAGTGCTCGCGGCGATCATCGGCAGCTTCCAGGGCGGGGGCATTCCGGGCAAAATCCAGCTTGGTGCAGCCTGGTGGTTCAATGATACGAAGGACGGCATGCTTGCTCAGATGAAGGCCCTGGCGAATGTTGGTCTGCTCAGCCGTTTTGTCGGTATGCTGACCGATTCACGCAGCTTCCTGTCCTACACCCGGCATGAGTATTTCCGTCGTCTGGTCTGCAACCTCATCGGTGAGTGGGCCGAACAAGGGGAGGCACCGCAGGATCTGGAGCTGCTTGGCCAGATCGTACAGGGCATCGCCTACAACAATGCAAAAGAATATTTCCCGTTTGCCTCAGTGCCTAAAACAGTCTCTGCTTCACAGTCTTAA
- a CDS encoding antibiotic biosynthesis monooxygenase, protein MYIYLVPSPIPDALAAYPHLTLRSEEHVRLAIESAERLMNIESDDKIAAYEAFDAAGSWTGGGYAVLNNIPVTEDGRNDFEERFKNRARKVEDEPGFVGIRVLRPLKDDTYVVLTLWQSEEHFKGWQESQAYSHAHRNRSTSEGLTAQKPTMFPRPSYVTTYTIE, encoded by the coding sequence ATGTATATCTATTTGGTTCCTTCACCGATTCCGGATGCACTTGCTGCATACCCGCATCTGACTTTGCGAAGCGAAGAGCACGTGCGTCTGGCTATTGAATCCGCAGAACGCCTGATGAATATCGAGTCTGATGATAAAATAGCCGCATATGAAGCTTTCGATGCCGCAGGTTCCTGGACTGGCGGTGGTTACGCTGTTCTCAACAATATCCCTGTCACAGAGGATGGTCGTAACGATTTTGAAGAACGGTTTAAGAACCGTGCCCGCAAGGTAGAAGATGAACCTGGCTTTGTCGGTATTCGTGTGCTTCGTCCTCTGAAGGATGACACGTATGTCGTACTTACACTCTGGCAGTCGGAAGAACACTTCAAAGGCTGGCAGGAATCCCAAGCTTATAGTCACGCTCACCGTAACCGCAGTACTAGCGAAGGGCTGACTGCACAGAAGCCCACCATGTTCCCCAGACCTTCTTACGTTACAACGTACACTATAGAATAA
- a CDS encoding GNAT family N-acetyltransferase: protein MEFTRITSIKDPLFAQMHKLMQEIFPREEVLDFPLWEEPLEDPGIRVFVAVHEGQVVGATEYRYYEDWNVAMTDFTIIGREGLGIGSFLANHRKRDLQKLAAANGKELFGMFAEIYNPYLSQDHEFGGIKPMDPYVRREVLSHLGYQRLDFPYVHPSWQGDGEAVGGLDLCFMPGDESLGELPASLVADFLNRYYAVLPNKPQEWLAMVEQLTARKSVTLLPL, encoded by the coding sequence ATGGAATTCACGCGTATTACATCCATTAAGGATCCGTTGTTTGCTCAAATGCACAAGTTGATGCAGGAGATTTTCCCTCGGGAGGAAGTGCTGGACTTCCCCCTGTGGGAAGAACCGTTGGAAGATCCGGGTATTCGGGTGTTTGTAGCTGTGCATGAGGGACAGGTCGTTGGAGCGACAGAGTACCGTTATTACGAGGATTGGAACGTGGCCATGACGGACTTCACGATTATTGGGCGCGAAGGTCTGGGAATTGGCAGTTTCTTGGCGAATCACCGCAAGCGTGATCTGCAAAAGCTGGCTGCGGCAAACGGGAAAGAATTGTTCGGCATGTTTGCCGAAATCTATAATCCTTATCTGAGTCAGGATCACGAGTTTGGCGGAATCAAGCCAATGGACCCGTATGTGCGTCGCGAAGTATTGTCCCATCTGGGATACCAGCGTCTGGACTTCCCGTATGTTCATCCATCCTGGCAAGGTGACGGCGAAGCGGTTGGCGGATTGGATCTGTGCTTCATGCCAGGTGATGAGTCGCTTGGTGAACTGCCAGCAAGTCTGGTGGCTGATTTCCTGAATCGATATTATGCGGTGTTACCAAACAAACCGCAAGAATGGCTTGCCATGGTAGAGCAATTGACTGCTCGCAAGTCGGTTACGCTACTGCCGTTGTGA
- a CDS encoding helix-turn-helix transcriptional regulator, protein MQNLIRDKRIHMHITQEELSQRLKVSRQTIISLESGKYKPSLVLAHKLAQLFGCQIEELFIFEGDENIEF, encoded by the coding sequence TTGCAAAATCTAATCAGAGACAAGCGAATACATATGCATATCACACAGGAAGAACTGTCTCAACGGCTTAAGGTCTCTAGGCAGACCATCATATCGTTGGAATCCGGAAAGTACAAACCTTCTCTTGTGCTTGCTCACAAGCTTGCCCAATTATTTGGCTGTCAGATCGAGGAATTATTTATTTTTGAAGGAGATGAGAATATTGAGTTCTGA
- a CDS encoding LTA synthase family protein, which produces MSRSSLTRFLSGPFIFFTIIMMIKSSLAWIVIFDDIPVWKPLLTELPLIWIGFCLIEWFAAKRRMWIYLAMNLLLSGIFFAAIMYYKYYGVIVNYHALAQVNQVTSVKSSMFSLLDPYYLFIFADVLIIGGILIRRRIKLGSTERPNRIPLERRARRRVASVILTLSMILCMLNIYPNRASMSELTQAEQMGILGYEAYTILDRPDKPVPIAHIDQTDIDQLKQTTELPAIVEKGAASGRNVIMLQLESFQNFLIGLEVDGQEITPNLNQLARQSLYFPNFYQQVGQGNTSDAEFVVNTSFYTPPNGAATTVYADKALPSLPKLMSANGYQTATFHTNDVRFWNRDQLYKALGFDQYYDIDYFGMQDSIAFSASDEVLYSKTLDKLESMQSSGDPFYAHIISMSAHHPYTLPKNKVKLTLPDRYKDTLPGDYLISQHYADEAVGQLIAGLKERGLWENSLFVLYGDHLGLPIYSLDKDDKVLMKELYGREYTSADMINIPLMISAPGVTPGVQLEQIGGQVDILPTIAGLTGVSLKGQLHFGQDLLHEGGNLLPERYYLPSGSVLNDASLFIPAKGYGDGTHYSLADAGRQDAGQQRTGVPSEETTKISGEEESPTIATPNNSRVPSSRFITKEQYDRALDLAHLSNSYLSQLPDRKATQ; this is translated from the coding sequence TTGTCACGCAGTTCACTCACCCGATTTCTAAGCGGACCGTTTATATTCTTTACCATTATCATGATGATCAAAAGTTCACTGGCCTGGATTGTTATCTTCGATGACATCCCTGTCTGGAAACCACTGCTGACCGAATTGCCGCTCATCTGGATCGGCTTCTGTCTAATTGAGTGGTTTGCTGCCAAGCGGCGAATGTGGATATACCTTGCCATGAATTTGCTGCTCTCAGGGATTTTCTTTGCAGCCATCATGTACTACAAATATTATGGTGTAATCGTTAACTATCACGCGCTCGCACAGGTGAATCAGGTGACCTCGGTCAAGAGCAGCATGTTTTCTTTGCTTGACCCCTATTATTTGTTTATTTTTGCAGACGTTCTGATCATTGGGGGGATACTCATTCGTCGTCGGATCAAGCTCGGGAGTACAGAACGTCCGAACCGCATTCCGCTTGAACGACGTGCCAGACGACGGGTTGCTTCGGTCATTCTGACCCTGTCCATGATCCTGTGTATGCTCAACATCTATCCCAATCGGGCTAGCATGAGTGAGCTTACACAAGCAGAACAGATGGGCATCCTCGGTTACGAGGCGTATACCATTCTGGATCGACCTGATAAACCTGTGCCCATCGCTCACATTGATCAGACTGACATCGACCAACTGAAACAAACGACCGAACTTCCTGCGATTGTGGAGAAGGGTGCCGCGAGCGGACGCAATGTGATTATGCTCCAGTTGGAATCGTTTCAGAACTTCCTGATTGGATTAGAGGTAGATGGACAGGAGATTACGCCTAATCTGAATCAATTGGCTAGACAGAGCCTGTATTTTCCGAACTTCTATCAGCAAGTGGGACAGGGAAATACATCAGATGCAGAATTTGTTGTGAACACGTCGTTCTACACCCCGCCGAACGGGGCAGCAACAACTGTATATGCGGATAAAGCTCTGCCGAGTCTACCCAAGTTGATGTCAGCAAACGGATATCAGACAGCCACATTCCATACAAATGATGTTCGTTTCTGGAATCGGGATCAGTTATACAAGGCACTTGGATTCGACCAGTATTATGATATTGATTATTTCGGCATGCAGGACTCTATCGCCTTTTCGGCCTCGGATGAAGTCCTATATTCCAAAACACTGGATAAGCTGGAATCCATGCAGTCTTCGGGTGATCCCTTCTATGCCCATATCATCTCTATGTCAGCCCACCACCCGTACACTTTGCCTAAAAACAAGGTGAAGTTGACGCTGCCAGATCGTTACAAGGATACGTTGCCCGGTGATTATCTGATATCACAGCATTATGCGGATGAGGCAGTTGGACAGTTGATTGCGGGATTGAAAGAACGGGGATTATGGGAAAATAGCCTGTTTGTCTTGTACGGGGATCACTTGGGGCTTCCCATCTATTCACTGGATAAGGATGACAAAGTCCTTATGAAAGAGTTGTATGGTCGGGAGTACACATCAGCAGATATGATTAATATTCCACTCATGATCTCGGCCCCGGGCGTTACCCCGGGTGTACAACTGGAACAGATCGGAGGCCAGGTGGACATTCTGCCAACGATTGCAGGACTCACCGGAGTATCGCTGAAGGGCCAATTGCACTTCGGACAGGATTTGTTACACGAAGGTGGAAATCTCCTACCCGAACGCTATTACCTCCCTTCCGGGTCGGTGCTAAACGATGCTTCTCTCTTCATTCCGGCGAAAGGATACGGGGACGGAACGCATTATTCCCTAGCTGATGCGGGCAGACAGGATGCCGGGCAACAACGGACAGGTGTTCCTTCAGAAGAGACAACGAAGATTTCGGGAGAAGAGGAATCTCCAACTATCGCCACACCCAATAACAGTCGGGTACCCTCTTCACGGTTTATAACGAAGGAACAATACGATCGAGCATTGGATCTTGCACACTTGTCCAACAGTTATTTGAGCCAGTTACCGGATCGAAAGGCTACACAATAA